The following proteins come from a genomic window of Neosynechococcus sphagnicola sy1:
- a CDS encoding class I SAM-dependent methyltransferase: protein MTRIQYKLRQSGVRGLVASGLRYLANRIDPKLGHNNAGKQQTNEFLTWVRFAVPGMLGQGNVDAMEYAVANMPPGKPVLEIGSFCGLSTVVLSSLLDKHSKNNPIFTCDKWEFEGQQLGAPLGDSPSVTHDAYQAYVKSTFIRSMQTFTANRLPYTIECLSDEFFLGWFNHQKVVDVFDRPVTLGGEISFCYIDGNHTYEFAKRDFENTDKALVSGGFILFDDSADFSHWEVNQLTREIASGHQYKLVSRNPNYLFRKL from the coding sequence TTGACAAGAATTCAATACAAATTGCGCCAGTCTGGCGTGCGGGGTCTTGTCGCGAGTGGGTTGCGCTATCTGGCAAATCGCATTGACCCTAAGCTGGGACACAACAACGCAGGGAAACAACAAACCAATGAATTTCTTACATGGGTTCGCTTCGCAGTCCCAGGGATGTTGGGGCAGGGCAATGTAGACGCAATGGAGTATGCGGTGGCGAACATGCCACCGGGGAAGCCAGTATTGGAAATCGGTTCATTTTGTGGCCTATCGACTGTCGTCTTGTCTTCCTTGCTTGACAAGCACTCGAAGAATAATCCGATTTTTACTTGCGATAAATGGGAATTTGAAGGCCAACAACTTGGAGCGCCTCTCGGAGACTCACCATCCGTTACTCATGATGCTTATCAAGCATATGTGAAAAGTACATTTATTCGCAGCATGCAGACCTTCACTGCCAACAGACTACCCTATACTATCGAGTGTTTGTCTGACGAATTCTTTCTCGGCTGGTTTAATCACCAGAAGGTTGTTGATGTATTTGATCGCCCAGTAACGCTTGGGGGTGAGATTAGTTTTTGTTACATTGATGGGAATCATACGTACGAGTTTGCAAAACGAGATTTTGAGAATACTGATAAGGCGCTGGTTTCCGGCGGATTCATTCTTTTCGATGACTCTGCTGACTTTAGTCACTGGGAAGTCAATCAATTAACTCGGGAAATTGCCTCAGGGCATCAATATAAATTGGTTTCAAGAAATCCAAATTACCTTTTCCGAAAGCTGTGA
- the lepB gene encoding signal peptidase I translates to MSRPPQLQVLGFHADDAFIKRVIAASGQTVAIAQGRVYLNQQPLQEAYIAAAPEYRWGPQQVPDQTYFVMGDNRNNSNDSHIWGFLPQQNIIGRACFRFWPLNRFGPVG, encoded by the coding sequence TTGAGCCGACCCCCCCAGCTGCAAGTTTTGGGGTTTCATGCCGATGATGCCTTTATTAAGCGCGTGATTGCAGCCTCGGGCCAGACAGTGGCGATCGCCCAGGGGAGGGTCTATCTGAATCAGCAACCCCTCCAGGAAGCTTACATTGCCGCAGCTCCAGAGTATCGATGGGGGCCGCAGCAGGTACCCGACCAGACTTATTTTGTCATGGGGGATAATCGCAACAATAGCAATGACTCCCACATATGGGGATTTCTCCCACAGCAGAACATTATTGGTCGTGCCTGCTTTCGCTTCTGGCCCCTGAATCGGTTTGGCCCCGTCGGTTAG
- the glgA gene encoding glycogen synthase GlgA, translated as MYIVQVASECAPVIKAGGLGDVVYGLSRELENRGHTVELILPKYDCMRYDHIWGLHDAYRDLLVPWYDGAIRCQVDCGWVHGRLCFFIEPNSDDYFFNRGCYYGCSDDPMRFAFFSKAALEFLLKSNKRPDVIHCHDWQTGLIPVMLFEMYKYHGMEHQRVCYTIHNFKHQGIAGADILQATGLNNATYYFQDERLKDNFNPFALNYMKGGIVFSNYVTTVSPNHAWEAHYTDMGCGLGHTLHLHQHKFSGVLNGIDYDIWNPEIDRYIPHPYTAENREGKVKNKQALRQRLLLQDTDKPIICYIGRLDQQKGVHLVHHGIYYALQQGAQFVLLGAATEPGIHSWFWHEKQHLNNHPDVHLELGFNEELSHLIYAGADMIVVPSHYEPCGLTQMIGLKYGTVPIVRGVGGLVNTVFDRDYDESHPPDARNGYVFFQTDHTAIESAIDRALELWQHHPQAFAQLVTQGMDYDYSWNHPGESYVAIYDRIRHQ; from the coding sequence ATGTACATCGTACAGGTTGCCTCTGAGTGTGCCCCTGTCATCAAAGCTGGAGGCTTGGGTGATGTGGTTTATGGACTCAGTCGGGAGTTAGAGAATCGCGGTCATACCGTTGAGCTGATTCTGCCCAAGTACGACTGTATGCGGTATGACCACATTTGGGGACTCCATGATGCCTACCGTGACTTGTTAGTTCCCTGGTATGACGGGGCAATTCGTTGTCAGGTCGATTGTGGTTGGGTTCATGGGCGGCTGTGCTTCTTTATTGAGCCTAACTCGGATGATTATTTCTTTAATCGCGGCTGCTATTACGGGTGCTCAGATGACCCGATGCGATTTGCTTTCTTTAGTAAAGCAGCGCTGGAGTTTTTATTAAAAAGTAACAAACGCCCAGATGTGATCCATTGCCATGATTGGCAAACGGGACTAATTCCCGTCATGCTTTTTGAGATGTATAAGTACCATGGGATGGAACATCAGCGTGTCTGTTATACCATCCACAACTTCAAACATCAGGGAATCGCCGGGGCTGACATCCTCCAGGCTACGGGACTGAATAATGCGACCTATTATTTTCAGGACGAACGGCTCAAAGACAATTTTAATCCCTTTGCTTTGAACTACATGAAGGGGGGAATTGTGTTCTCAAACTACGTGACGACGGTTTCTCCCAATCATGCCTGGGAAGCTCACTACACAGATATGGGCTGTGGATTGGGGCATACGCTCCACTTGCATCAACATAAATTTTCCGGTGTCTTAAACGGCATTGACTACGATATTTGGAATCCCGAAATTGATCGCTACATTCCTCACCCTTACACCGCAGAAAATCGGGAAGGCAAGGTGAAAAATAAACAGGCGCTGCGGCAACGGTTGCTGTTGCAAGATACTGACAAACCCATCATCTGTTACATTGGTCGTCTCGACCAGCAAAAAGGGGTGCATCTGGTTCACCATGGCATTTACTATGCCCTGCAACAGGGGGCTCAGTTTGTCTTGCTGGGGGCAGCAACAGAACCGGGAATTCATTCCTGGTTCTGGCATGAGAAACAGCATTTGAACAACCATCCAGATGTGCATTTAGAACTGGGCTTTAACGAAGAACTCTCCCACCTGATTTATGCGGGTGCCGATATGATTGTCGTTCCCAGCCACTACGAGCCCTGTGGATTGACCCAGATGATTGGCTTGAAGTATGGCACGGTTCCAATTGTGCGGGGTGTGGGCGGGTTGGTGAATACGGTCTTCGATCGCGACTACGACGAGTCTCATCCCCCAGACGCACGCAATGGCTATGTTTTCTTCCAGACGGATCACACTGCCATCGAATCCGCGATCGATCGCGCCCTGGAACTGTGGCAACACCATCCCCAAGCCTTTGCCCAACTGGTTACCCAGGGCATGGATTACGACTATTCCTGGAATCATCCGGGTGAGAGCTATGTGGCAATTTACGATCGCATCCGCCACCAGTGA
- a CDS encoding response regulator transcription factor, with protein MGKILVIEDEDAIRSNILEMLEDEGMEAVGAANGLLGVLWAQNHVPDLVICDIMMPELDGYGVLTALKSNPTTELVSFIFLTAKAEKSDTRYGMNLGADDYLTKPFTKKELLSAIHTQLKKHAAVTTRVNMERYRVEAIEQRLQELNLVANAEGDVLRDFFEQLTNPVTRCKLAIYMLENDATGDGRRPTLDHRSDLYLDILQTEFTQNPELFQQCIKSPQLLSLSTLKLLRQHGLIPS; from the coding sequence ATGGGAAAAATTTTAGTCATTGAAGATGAGGATGCCATTCGCTCCAATATCTTAGAAATGCTGGAGGATGAAGGCATGGAAGCCGTCGGAGCTGCCAATGGCCTCCTGGGTGTCCTGTGGGCACAAAATCATGTTCCTGACCTCGTGATTTGCGACATTATGATGCCGGAATTGGATGGGTATGGGGTGTTAACGGCGTTGAAAAGTAACCCGACAACCGAGTTAGTGTCCTTCATTTTCTTGACAGCAAAGGCAGAGAAAAGTGATACCCGTTATGGGATGAACCTGGGGGCAGACGACTACCTAACCAAGCCCTTCACGAAAAAAGAATTACTGTCAGCCATCCATACCCAGCTGAAAAAACATGCAGCAGTGACAACCCGTGTGAATATGGAACGTTATCGGGTTGAGGCCATTGAGCAGCGACTCCAAGAGCTGAATTTAGTCGCCAATGCGGAAGGAGATGTGTTGCGCGACTTCTTTGAACAACTCACCAACCCCGTGACGCGCTGCAAACTCGCCATTTATATGTTGGAAAATGATGCTACCGGTGATGGCCGCAGACCGACTTTAGATCATCGCAGCGATCTCTACCTTGACATTCTCCAAACAGAATTTACCCAGAACCCCGAGTTGTTCCAACAGTGTATTAAATCCCCCCAGCTGCTGTCGCTGTCAACGCTGAAACTTCTGCGCCAGCATGGCTTAATTCCCAGCTAA
- a CDS encoding tetratricopeptide repeat protein: METSSMASTVNPTVNPELVARYFTEQAAAFLSQGKHLEAIAACENALSTDANSALASKLLGNALQSQGRIPEAMQAYQRAVTLAPEMAEVHANLGSLYAQQHQWQQAVACFQQAITLKPDFAGAYRNLAKVWTQINEPTAAANCWFHALTLEPDTVKPAEHVNLGNTLLQQGQLPQAIRCYRQAIQLDPNFAGAYQNLAEALRQQGALDEAVVYYRKAIELNATGQGIPHTVITSQPNPTVSPVKNGYHPNTEAIEAHLQEAQTYYQQRQWPQAIAACQRVLQIKPDAALAYKILGNSLQVQGQTEQAMQCYQQAIALDPSMAEVFANLGSLYAQKQQWQPSIAHYQQALALKPDFAGAYRNLAKVWTQAGNPAEAAECWYQAFQLEPDQSSPESLVNLGNSLLTHGKLESAIHCYQGALKLNPHFAGAYQNLAEALGRQGKSQEATTYYRRAIELMTAGGNTPSQQLESLPPPTPLPTQERLPSPIPLPIRNGVVPPSIAPKPEDSKPEDPGIYLQQAKTYYQQQAWSQAIAACERALQLKPDLAVAGKMMGNSLEALGRIPEAIRIYERVAQIEPNLAEVQAKLGRLYTREQQWQSAIACYQQAIALKPSFAEAHRDLATLWQQVGQADEASAALYQAFTLNPKLATTEDLLTLGNTLVEQGKVAESLACYRQAVQMGSGSYAAYHNLGELLSSQGQWQEAISFYQQALQQHPQHPDSLYSLGKALAAQGDGAAAISAYRQAIAAKADFTDAYISLVNLLEQQQDWAAVIPCYQKLAALQPNFWEAHHKLGDALQKEQRWSEAATAYQQAIELNENFSWSYNNLGEVLIKADRWQDAIAPLRRAIALKPDFHWSYYSLAEALFHEQEWGEAIACYRHARQLAADIPYLHQKLGDALFKRAQGDLREALNCFNQAILENPDDLQNYHKALEIKPDDTELYLKLGNVLFRHHQLDGAIVFYQMALQLEPDNSSITYLLNQVLFKKNHG, from the coding sequence ATGGAAACTTCAAGCATGGCCTCGACGGTGAATCCAACTGTGAATCCAGAATTAGTGGCTCGTTATTTCACAGAGCAAGCGGCAGCCTTCTTGTCTCAGGGCAAGCATTTAGAGGCGATCGCGGCCTGCGAAAATGCCCTGAGCACCGATGCCAATTCAGCATTGGCCAGCAAACTACTGGGTAACGCCCTCCAGAGTCAAGGCCGCATTCCAGAAGCCATGCAAGCCTATCAACGGGCTGTGACCCTGGCACCGGAAATGGCAGAGGTTCACGCCAATTTAGGGAGCCTGTACGCTCAACAACACCAATGGCAGCAAGCAGTGGCCTGTTTCCAGCAGGCAATTACTTTGAAGCCCGATTTTGCCGGAGCCTATCGTAACCTGGCAAAGGTTTGGACCCAGATTAATGAACCCACCGCTGCCGCCAACTGTTGGTTCCATGCCCTCACCCTGGAACCCGACACGGTTAAACCCGCCGAACATGTCAACCTGGGGAATACCCTGTTGCAGCAAGGCCAACTCCCCCAGGCCATTCGCTGTTATCGTCAGGCCATCCAATTAGATCCCAATTTTGCAGGTGCCTACCAGAACCTCGCGGAGGCCCTGCGCCAGCAAGGAGCCTTAGACGAAGCGGTGGTCTATTACCGCAAGGCCATTGAACTCAATGCCACGGGACAGGGAATCCCCCATACCGTAATCACCAGCCAACCGAACCCGACCGTTAGCCCGGTCAAAAACGGCTACCATCCCAATACTGAAGCCATTGAAGCCCATCTACAAGAGGCTCAGACTTATTATCAGCAACGGCAGTGGCCCCAGGCGATCGCCGCCTGTCAACGGGTACTCCAGATCAAACCCGATGCAGCCCTCGCCTATAAAATTCTTGGGAATTCCCTGCAAGTTCAAGGGCAGACAGAGCAGGCGATGCAATGTTATCAGCAGGCGATCGCCCTCGACCCCAGCATGGCAGAGGTATTTGCCAATCTGGGGAGTCTGTATGCCCAGAAACAACAGTGGCAACCTTCGATTGCCCACTACCAGCAGGCACTGGCGCTCAAACCAGACTTTGCGGGGGCCTACCGCAACTTAGCAAAGGTCTGGACACAGGCAGGTAACCCTGCTGAGGCGGCTGAGTGTTGGTATCAAGCCTTCCAGCTAGAACCTGATCAGAGTAGCCCTGAATCCCTGGTAAACCTGGGCAATTCTCTCCTCACTCACGGAAAGCTAGAGTCCGCGATTCACTGTTATCAAGGTGCCTTGAAGTTAAACCCTCATTTTGCGGGGGCTTACCAGAATTTGGCCGAAGCCCTGGGACGACAAGGGAAATCCCAGGAAGCAACGACCTATTATCGACGGGCCATTGAGCTGATGACGGCGGGGGGAAACACGCCTTCCCAGCAGCTGGAGAGTCTGCCCCCTCCCACTCCCCTGCCGACCCAGGAGAGGTTACCTAGCCCCATTCCCCTGCCTATCCGCAATGGGGTCGTCCCCCCATCCATCGCCCCCAAGCCTGAAGATTCAAAGCCTGAAGATCCAGGCATCTACCTTCAACAAGCGAAAACCTATTATCAGCAGCAGGCATGGAGTCAGGCGATCGCCGCCTGTGAACGAGCTTTGCAACTGAAACCTGATCTTGCTGTGGCTGGCAAGATGATGGGCAATTCTCTGGAAGCCCTGGGACGGATTCCGGAAGCGATTCGCATCTATGAACGCGTGGCGCAAATTGAACCCAACCTTGCGGAAGTCCAGGCTAAACTAGGTCGCCTCTATACACGGGAACAACAGTGGCAGTCGGCGATCGCCTGTTACCAGCAAGCGATCGCCCTCAAACCCAGCTTTGCGGAGGCCCACCGAGATCTCGCCACCCTCTGGCAACAAGTGGGGCAGGCCGATGAGGCTAGTGCTGCTTTGTACCAAGCCTTCACCCTCAATCCAAAACTAGCGACGACGGAGGATCTCCTGACGCTAGGCAATACCCTAGTGGAACAGGGGAAGGTGGCAGAATCCCTCGCCTGTTATCGGCAAGCTGTCCAAATGGGTTCTGGCTCCTATGCGGCCTATCACAACCTCGGTGAGTTGCTCAGTAGTCAGGGACAGTGGCAAGAAGCCATTAGCTTTTATCAACAAGCCCTCCAGCAGCATCCTCAGCATCCTGACTCTCTCTACAGTCTGGGTAAAGCCCTAGCAGCCCAGGGTGACGGCGCAGCAGCCATTTCAGCCTATCGGCAGGCCATTGCGGCGAAGGCCGACTTTACCGATGCCTATATCAGCCTTGTCAATTTGCTAGAGCAGCAACAAGACTGGGCAGCCGTTATCCCCTGCTACCAGAAACTCGCAGCACTCCAACCCAACTTCTGGGAAGCCCACCACAAACTGGGGGATGCCCTGCAAAAAGAACAGCGCTGGTCAGAAGCGGCAACGGCCTATCAACAGGCGATTGAACTGAATGAAAACTTTAGCTGGTCTTACAACAATCTTGGAGAAGTGCTGATCAAAGCCGACCGCTGGCAGGACGCTATTGCTCCCCTGCGACGGGCGATCGCGCTCAAACCCGACTTCCACTGGTCTTACTACAGCTTGGCTGAAGCCTTGTTTCACGAACAGGAATGGGGGGAGGCGATCGCTTGTTACCGCCATGCCCGACAATTGGCTGCGGACATTCCCTATCTGCACCAAAAGCTCGGCGATGCGCTATTTAAGCGAGCCCAAGGCGATTTGCGAGAAGCGCTGAATTGCTTCAATCAGGCAATCTTGGAAAATCCAGATGACTTGCAAAACTATCATAAAGCGCTGGAAATTAAACCCGATGATACGGAACTATACCTGAAATTGGGGAATGTGCTGTTCCGCCATCATCAGTTGGATGGTGCCATTGTTTTTTACCAAATGGCGCTGCAACTGGAACCCGATAATAGCAGTATCACCTACCTACTGAACCAAGTGTTGTTCAAAAAGAACCATGGCTAG
- a CDS encoding NINE protein, with the protein MLSKPKSRMIAILLAFIGTVIPVAGLHKLYLGQFGWGVVYLLLSWTPIPHVASAIEGVWYLTQDPTQFDANFNGGVVPILSQYPAASISPPPTAIAQRVEDVAGAMRQLDQLREDGLISEYEFEQKRRQLLDQIV; encoded by the coding sequence ATGTTGAGTAAGCCCAAAAGTCGGATGATTGCTATCCTTCTGGCCTTCATCGGCACCGTGATTCCCGTTGCTGGGCTCCACAAGCTGTATCTGGGGCAATTTGGTTGGGGCGTGGTGTACCTGCTGCTGTCTTGGACGCCAATTCCCCATGTAGCCAGTGCCATCGAAGGGGTTTGGTACCTCACCCAAGACCCAACACAGTTTGATGCCAATTTTAATGGCGGCGTTGTCCCGATCCTATCCCAGTATCCTGCCGCCTCGATCTCGCCACCCCCTACCGCCATCGCCCAACGGGTTGAAGATGTAGCGGGAGCGATGCGTCAACTGGATCAACTGCGGGAGGATGGGCTGATTTCTGAGTACGAGTTTGAGCAAAAACGGCGACAATTACTCGATCAAATTGTCTAA
- a CDS encoding ATP-binding protein: MEQLDAPLILIADDQKVMRYQLREVMEQAGYRVQEAWDGGQCLELYSQNQPDIVLLDAIMPVMDGFTCCAQLQQLPGAQYSPVLMITALEDQESVDRAFEVGATDYITKPIHWAVLLQRVRRLIQQSRLYRQLEAANQTLEIRVQERTAALRQSNEQLQREIAQHKLARAALQLTTERLQAVIDAVPGLVSWISSDLQYLGVNRYLAQAFNHTPEAFVGKSVGFLDGETELQKSDFNTFVHEFFASEVITATRELIVEIEAVPQNYLVIAQAYQQGQAAVFVGIDITAQKRGEAALQESEQLFRSLSACSPVGIFLADTTGHCTYTNPCFQTIAGFTFEEALGEGWLEFVHPSDRPLVVNEWQAYTQEAREFSIEFRFQPPVGLGRWVAARTSPMFTDNGKLLGHVGTVEDITESKQAAEDIRKALEKEKELGELKSRFITMVSHELRTPLTTIQSSTELLADAGYKWSEERQKRHFQQIYTAIHRMTSLLGNVLAISKAEAGKLEYRPTLLDLSRFCLDLVEEVKQIADSSHNILFFQDGNCGSASMDQTLLRHILTNLLLNAIKYSPNSPTVWFKLTCQSQEAIFQIQDQGIGIPEEDLRQLFASFHRARNVGNIPGTGLGLAIVKNCVQLHGGKIAIASKVGKGTRFTITLPLQSLVEPLTREVLNPQ; this comes from the coding sequence ATGGAGCAGCTAGACGCACCTCTGATCTTGATCGCGGATGACCAAAAGGTTATGCGCTATCAACTCCGTGAGGTGATGGAACAGGCGGGATATCGCGTGCAAGAAGCCTGGGATGGGGGGCAGTGTCTGGAACTCTATAGCCAGAACCAGCCAGACATTGTGTTACTAGATGCCATCATGCCGGTGATGGATGGCTTCACCTGCTGTGCTCAACTTCAGCAACTCCCTGGGGCTCAATATTCTCCCGTACTGATGATTACGGCTCTGGAAGATCAAGAATCGGTGGATCGGGCCTTTGAAGTCGGAGCCACGGATTACATCACCAAACCCATTCACTGGGCAGTACTGTTGCAACGGGTAAGACGCCTGATTCAACAGTCCCGACTCTATCGACAGCTAGAAGCCGCCAACCAAACCCTGGAGATTCGGGTTCAGGAACGCACAGCGGCTTTGCGGCAATCGAATGAGCAACTCCAACGGGAAATTGCCCAACACAAACTAGCACGGGCTGCCTTGCAACTGACCACAGAGCGGCTCCAGGCGGTCATTGATGCTGTGCCGGGACTGGTGTCTTGGATCAGTTCTGATCTTCAGTACCTTGGGGTGAATCGCTACTTGGCCCAGGCCTTTAACCATACCCCTGAGGCTTTTGTTGGTAAGTCTGTTGGCTTTCTAGATGGCGAAACAGAGCTACAAAAATCTGATTTTAATACCTTTGTCCATGAGTTTTTTGCCAGTGAGGTGATTACGGCGACTCGAGAACTGATCGTTGAGATTGAGGCTGTCCCCCAAAACTATTTGGTCATTGCCCAAGCCTATCAACAGGGACAGGCGGCGGTGTTTGTGGGCATTGACATCACTGCTCAGAAACGAGGTGAGGCCGCTCTTCAAGAAAGTGAGCAGTTGTTCCGTTCCTTAAGCGCCTGTTCCCCCGTGGGCATTTTTCTGGCAGATACGACGGGGCACTGTACCTACACCAACCCCTGCTTCCAGACAATCGCGGGCTTTACCTTTGAAGAAGCTTTGGGAGAGGGGTGGTTAGAATTTGTCCATCCCAGTGATCGCCCCCTGGTGGTCAACGAATGGCAAGCCTATACCCAGGAAGCCAGGGAATTCTCCATTGAGTTTCGGTTTCAGCCCCCCGTGGGCTTGGGGCGTTGGGTAGCTGCCCGCACCTCTCCCATGTTCACAGACAACGGCAAACTGCTGGGTCATGTAGGAACGGTGGAAGATATTACCGAAAGCAAGCAGGCCGCCGAAGATATTCGCAAGGCATTGGAAAAAGAAAAGGAACTGGGGGAGCTGAAGTCCCGCTTCATTACCATGGTTTCCCATGAACTGCGGACACCCTTGACCACCATCCAATCTTCTACAGAACTGCTGGCGGATGCTGGTTATAAGTGGTCTGAAGAACGGCAGAAGCGTCATTTTCAGCAAATTTACACCGCCATTCATCGCATGACCAGCTTGCTGGGGAATGTTCTAGCCATTAGCAAGGCCGAAGCTGGAAAGTTAGAATATCGACCTACGCTCCTCGATCTGTCCCGATTTTGTCTCGATTTAGTCGAGGAGGTGAAGCAAATTGCCGATAGTAGTCACAACATCCTGTTCTTTCAGGACGGCAACTGCGGGTCAGCTTCGATGGATCAGACTCTGTTGCGTCATATCCTCACCAACTTATTGCTAAATGCCATCAAGTACTCCCCCAACAGCCCCACGGTTTGGTTTAAGCTCACCTGTCAGTCCCAGGAAGCCATATTTCAAATTCAAGATCAAGGTATTGGCATTCCCGAGGAGGACTTGCGACAGTTGTTTGCCTCCTTTCATCGAGCTCGCAATGTGGGAAATATCCCCGGCACGGGTTTGGGACTCGCCATTGTCAAAAACTGTGTGCAACTCCATGGGGGCAAAATTGCGATCGCCAGCAAAGTCGGTAAAGGCACCCGATTTACCATTACCCTGCCCCTCCAGAGCCTCGTTGAACCCCTCACTCGTGAGGTTCTCAATCCCCAATAG
- a CDS encoding esterase/lipase family protein, producing the protein MPLPTVILPGYFAGAEAYRGLEQFFQAKGYPVVTVPLRRQDWLPTVGGRSMAPILQPLDRTIQQVLQQYQVSQVNLVGHSAGGWIARIYLGAQPYWGRSGGEPWAAHPQIKTLVTLGTPHRSRERWTLRNLDFVNTHYPGAFYPNVRYVCVAGKAIYGERRWGAWIAYSSYQLTDGQGNVWGDGIIPIAAAHLEGAENVVLDQVQHSPKPGSLWYGSPEVLPSWISYLQ; encoded by the coding sequence ATGCCGCTGCCGACCGTTATTCTCCCTGGATATTTTGCCGGTGCGGAAGCCTATCGTGGCCTGGAGCAGTTTTTCCAAGCCAAGGGATATCCAGTGGTCACAGTGCCACTGCGGCGGCAGGACTGGCTGCCGACGGTTGGTGGACGTTCCATGGCTCCAATTTTGCAGCCCCTCGATCGCACCATCCAGCAGGTGCTGCAACAATACCAGGTATCCCAGGTGAACCTGGTGGGGCATTCGGCCGGGGGTTGGATTGCCCGGATTTATCTGGGGGCACAGCCCTATTGGGGGCGTTCAGGGGGAGAACCCTGGGCGGCTCACCCTCAGATCAAGACCCTGGTGACCCTGGGCACTCCCCATCGCAGTCGGGAGCGTTGGACACTCAGGAATCTAGACTTTGTAAATACCCATTATCCGGGGGCATTCTACCCTAACGTTCGTTATGTCTGTGTCGCGGGGAAAGCTATCTATGGAGAACGCCGCTGGGGTGCCTGGATTGCTTACAGTAGCTATCAACTGACGGATGGACAGGGGAATGTCTGGGGGGATGGGATTATCCCGATTGCGGCTGCCCACTTAGAGGGAGCCGAGAATGTGGTGCTCGACCAAGTTCAACACTCCCCCAAACCAGGCAGTTTATGGTATGGATCTCCCGAGGTCTTGCCATCCTGGATATCATATTTACAGTAG
- the lepB gene encoding signal peptidase I — protein sequence MALEDKDSGTASPFSLGNFLRENVPILVLALFLAVLIRALVAEPRFIPSDSMLPTLQVGDRLIVEKLSYRFRPPAKGDIVVFEPTPPAASFGVSCR from the coding sequence ATGGCATTAGAAGACAAGGATTCGGGTACCGCTTCTCCGTTTAGTTTGGGGAATTTTCTCCGGGAGAATGTGCCGATCCTGGTTCTTGCCCTATTCTTGGCTGTTTTGATTCGCGCCTTGGTAGCTGAGCCGCGGTTTATTCCCTCGGATTCCATGCTACCCACCCTGCAAGTAGGCGATCGCCTGATTGTTGAAAAGCTATCCTATCGATTTCGCCCCCCTGCCAAGGGGGACATTGTTGTGTTTGAGCCGACCCCCCCAGCTGCAAGTTTTGGGGTTTCATGCCGATGA
- a CDS encoding ComEA family DNA-binding protein, whose product MNPFPASLRSRILNDPYYRLRSLQEIQIAASLGVKIDANQACVDDWLRLPGLSIHQARMLVNLSQSGVQFHCLEDLAAALSLPVQRLKPLEPVLSFHFYDADSIFTVTTVNVNTAALEHVLAIPGMDAGLAKALVEQRQQTGLYRNLADLQQRLSLPATLVTELMHYLRF is encoded by the coding sequence TTGAACCCCTTCCCTGCCTCCCTGCGATCGCGCATTCTCAATGATCCCTATTATCGGCTGCGATCGCTCCAGGAAATTCAGATTGCCGCCTCCCTAGGGGTCAAAATTGATGCCAATCAAGCCTGTGTGGATGACTGGTTGCGATTACCCGGTCTCTCGATTCATCAAGCCCGAATGCTAGTCAATCTGAGTCAATCAGGGGTTCAGTTCCACTGCTTAGAAGATCTGGCGGCTGCTTTGAGCCTACCTGTGCAGCGGCTGAAGCCTTTAGAACCCGTTTTAAGCTTTCATTTTTATGATGCCGACAGTATCTTTACTGTGACCACAGTGAATGTCAACACCGCTGCCCTTGAGCACGTACTGGCAATTCCGGGGATGGATGCAGGGCTGGCAAAAGCCCTCGTCGAACAACGGCAGCAAACGGGTCTTTATCGCAATCTAGCTGATTTACAACAACGGCTCTCCCTGCCCGCGACCTTGGTGACAGAGTTAATGCACTACCTGCGGTTTTGA